From Catharus ustulatus isolate bCatUst1 chromosome 6, bCatUst1.pri.v2, whole genome shotgun sequence, a single genomic window includes:
- the PSMD13 gene encoding 26S proteasome non-ATPase regulatory subunit 13, which yields MKDVPGFLQQSQSAGPGQAAVWHRLEELYNKKLWHQLTLQVLDFVQDPCFAQGDGLIKLYENFISEFEHRVNPLSLVEIILHVVRQMTDPNVALTFLEKTREKVKSSDEAVILCKTAIGALKLNIGDLQVTKETIEEVEEMLNTLPGVTSVHSRFYDLSSKYYQTVGNHAAYYKDALRFLGCIEVKDLPVSEQQERAFTLGLAGLLGEGVYNFGELLMHPVLESLRSTDRQWLIDTLFAFNSGNVETFQALKSAWGQQPDLAANEALLLQKIQLLCLMEMTFTRPANHRQLTFEEIAKSAKVTVNEVELLVMKALSVGLVKGSIDEVDKRVHMTWVQPRVLDLQQIKGMKDRLEFWCTDVRSMEMLVEHQAHDILT from the exons atgaAGGACGTGCCgggcttcctgcagcagagccagagcgcggggccgggccaGGCCGCCGTGTGGCACCGCCTCGAGGAGCTCTACAACAAGAA gctgtggcacCAGCTCACTCTGCAGGTGTTAGACTTCGTGCAGGACCCCTGCTTCGCCCAGGGAGATGGGCTCATCAAG CTCTACGAGAACTTCATCAGCGAGTTTGAGCACAG ggtgaACCCCCTGTCCCTGGTGGAGATTATCCTGCACGTGGTCCGGCAGATGACAG ATCCCAATGTGGCCCTGACTTTTCTGGAGAAGACCCGGGAAAAG gtgaaGAGCAGCGATGAGGCCGTGATCCTGTGCAAAACAGCCATCGGGGCCCTCAAGCTGAACATCGGGGACCTGCAGGTCACCAAG GAGACCATTGAGGAGGTGGAGGAGATGCTGAACACCCTCCCTGGGGTGACATCAGTGCACAGCCGCTTCTACGACCTCTCCAGCAAGTACTACCAGACCGTGGGGAACCACGCCGCCTACTACAAGGATGCGCTGCGCTTCCTGGGCTGCATCGAGGTCAAGGACCTGCCAG tatcagagcagcaggagagagccttcaccctggggctggctgggctgctgggagaAGGCGTCTACAACTTTGGGGAGCTG ctgaTGCACCCCGTGCTGGAGTCCCTGCGCAGCACAGACCGGCAGTGGCTCATCGACACCCTCTTCGCCTTCAACAGCGGCAACGTGGAGACTTTCCAGGCCCTCAAGTCGGCCTGGGGGCAGCAG CCCGACCTGGCTGCAAACGAAGCGCTCCTGCTGCAGAAGATCCAGCTGTTGTGTCTCATGGAg ATGACTTTCACCCGCCCAGCCAACCACCGCCAGCTCACCTTCGAGGAGATTGCCAAGAGTGCCAAAGTCACCGTCAACGAG gtggagctgctggtgaTGAAGGCACTCTCAGTGGGGCTGGTGAAGGGCAGCATCGACGAGGTGGACAAGAGGGTGCACATGACATGGGTGCAGCCACGGGTGCTGGACCTGCAGCAG ATCAAAGGGATGAAGGATCGCCTGGAGTTCTGGTGCACGGACGTGCGGAGCATGGAGATGCTGGTGGAGCACCAAGCCCACGACATCCTGACATAG